Proteins co-encoded in one Arachis hypogaea cultivar Tifrunner chromosome 13, arahy.Tifrunner.gnm2.J5K5, whole genome shotgun sequence genomic window:
- the LOC112736737 gene encoding pentatricopeptide repeat-containing protein At5g27460, translated as MTNRSLLLTGINRIGHVFGARSPWSPASASRASSASYATEVESLRHERAGDAKRNGIREVLKSRKLSPLHALQRNSFSHFELRSIARSFFNSKRYLHALEVLKWMENQKDFCMIPADHAMKLELIVKKYGLMEAEEYFLSIPDTAAKKAACLPLLHAYVRARDTHRAETLMVKLYELGLVVSPHPYNQMMKLYLATCEYMKVPLVIEQMKRNRIPCNVLSYNLWMNACGEGGRHGVAAVEKVFRLMQNDVKVQVGWSSLATLANVYMKAGQSEKAIMVLKYAKAKLSTYNRLGYFFLITLYTSLGKKEEVLQSWEASKTVSGRISCTNYICILTSLVKLGDIVQAKRIFTEWESNCQKYDIRVSNVLLGAYMRKGLIEEAESLHIHTLEKGGSPNYKTWEILIEGFVKSQKMDKAIVAMKRALAMMKDCNWRPSHGLILAIAEYLEKHKNFEYANEFIRDIRDFGLVNISLYKILLRMHLYVGKPPFRILKMIEEDNIEMDNEALAILKAFNR; from the exons ATGACAAACCGCTCCCTCCTCCTCACCGGGATCAACCG AATCGGTCATGTATTCGGCGCGCGAAGCCCGTGGAGCCCCGCGTCGGCTTCACGCGCTTCTTCTGCATCGTACGCGACAGAGGTGGAGTCGTTAAGGCATGAACGTGCCGGCGACGCGAAGAGGAACGGAATTCGGGAAGTGTTGAAATCGCGCAAACTCAGTCCGTTACACGCGCTTCAGCGTAACAGTTTTTCGCACTTTGAGCTCAGAAGCATTGCCAGGAGCTTCTTCAATTCGAAGCGCTACCTCCACGCGCTCGAG GTATTGAAATGGATGGAAAACCAGAAGGATTTCTGTATGATCCCGGCTGATCATGCTatgaaattggaattaattgttaaaaaatatggtCTAATGGAAGCTGAAGAATACTTTCTCAGTATACCTGACACAGCTGCTAAGAAAGCTGCTTGTCTCCCACTTCTTCATGCTTATGTAAGAGCTAGGGACACGCATAGAGCCGAGACTTTAATGGTGAAGCTCTATGAATTGGGGCTAGTGGTTAGCCCTCACCCTTACAATCAGATGATGAAATTGTATTTGGCTACATGCGAGTATATGAAGGTGCCCCTTGTTATTGAGCAGATGAAGCGAAATAGAATACCTTGCAATGTTCTGTCTTACAACCTTTGGATGAATGCTTGTGGTGAGGGAGGAAGACACGGGGTTGCAGCTGTAGAGAAGGTTTTTAGATTAATGCAAAATGATGTTAAAGTTCAAGTGGGGTGGAGCAGTCTTGCTACTTTAGCAAATGTTTATATGAAAGCAGGGCAATCTGAGAAAGCCATTATGGTTCTAAAATATGCTAAAGCAAAACTATCTACCTATAACCGTCTTGGTTACTTCTTCCTAATAACCTTGTACACCTCTTTGGGGAAAAAGGAGGAAGTCTTGCAGTCATGGGAAGCAAGTAAGACGGTTTCTGGAAGAATTAGTTGTACCAACTATATTTGCATTCTAACATCTTTGGTGAAGCTTGGGGACATTGTACAAGCAAAAAGAATCTTCACTGAATGGGAATCTAATTGTCAAAAGTATGATATCAGAGTCTCTAATGTTCTTTTGGGTGCATATATGCGAAAAGGATTAATTGAAGAAGCCGAATCATTACATATCCACACTTTGGAGAAGGGTGGTAGTCCTAACTACAAGACTTGGGAGATTCTCATTGAAGGGTTTGTCAAAAGCCAAAAAATGGACAAGGCCATTGTTGCTATGAAGAGAGCTTTGGCAATGATGAAAGATTGTAACTGGAGGCCATCACATGGACTTATATTAGCTATTGCTGAGTATTTGGAGaagcataaaaattttgaatatgcAAATGAGTTTATAAGAGATATCCGTGATTTTGGTCTTGTAAATATATCACTGTACAAAATATTGCTTAGAATGCACCTTTATGTTGGAAAACCTCCTTTCCGTATTCTTAAAATGATTGAGGAAGATAATATTGAGATGGACAATGAGGCTCTTGCAATTCTTAAAGCCTTTAATAGGTAG